The DNA window CGGCCGAAGACGCGCATCAGGCGCTCATGACCACCGACGAAGAGCGGACGGGCATGGCCCGTCCCCACATGGGCGCGTCGAATGGCCCGTCCCCACACGGGCCGGTCGAATGGCCGTCCCCACACCGTGCCCCCATCACGTCCCCACTCGACACCCCACCTCACTACATCCCAGGTGATCCAGCGCGATCTCCAGCGCATGCATGTAACTCTGCGCGCAATACCCATGCGCCACCCCGATCCGCGACCCCACCCCCTCCGGCAGACACGCTTCAGGCGTACGACAATCATCGTCATGCACCTCCACATACGCGTTATGCAGATGCGGCAACAACCGCTGCAATCGCACGCTACCCACACACGCACCCGGATCCAGCAGCGTCACCTCACCCCGACTGTGATCGGCCACGCGCAACGCATCCAGCAACTCCTGCTCCGACCCACAAGCACGAATCGCCACGGTCGTACCGGCGTCAATCGCCCGATGCACCAGCGCCTTCAACACCGGCCCCGGCAGCGGCTGCGCCGTACGGATCAACTGCCCAGCCGCTTCCGGCCCACGAATGATGAAAATCGACATGACTCAAACCCCCACGGCAGCGGAAAGCAGACGACGTTCGGCAATGGCCAGTGACAAACGGCAGGCGTCATCGCGCCCGCTGCTGCAGACCACCCGCGCCACCGGCGCATGCTGGGGATGCAGGTGTGCATCCAGACCGTCGTCGTCATTGGCGGCCATTTCGATGTAGGGCACCGGTAGCGCATCCAGCGCGGCGCACAGCGCCGGGCCATGCACCGCCCATTGCGAGGGTTCAACGTGAACCGCCTCGATCAACAAGCAGTCCGGTCGGCTGTCCCGCGCCTGGTCCAGGCACGCCAGCAGCGCCGGCAGCGTGGAACAGTCCTGGCAGAACACCGCATGCCCGGCCAACTGGGCGGGTACCAGGTTCGGCGCGCCCTGCGGCGAAGCCTGCCGGATCAACAGGATGGTCATGGAACACCTCGACAATGCGCCGGTTGGCGCGGTGTCGCCACGATGCGCGCGGCCCCCATAAAGCTGCCATGCCCCGGTGGCGGGCAGGGCGTAAACAACGCGTAGATTCGGCCCGCCGGTGATCTCCGCTTCAGCTGTGGTTGAATGGAACTTGTGCTGCCCTGACCGGGTCACAGCCCTACCTACCTGCAAGGAGTGCTCCATGACTGCCGCAACCGCCGAAACCGAACCCAAGGGCCTGGTCCACTGGCTGAAGAAGGAAGCCATGCCCATGGCGGTGATGCTCGGCCTGTTGCTGGCCGCGCGCGACACCCTGGCCAACCATTACCAGGTGCCCAGTGGCTCGATGGAACCGACCCTGATGCCGGGTGACCGGGTGGTGGTGGACATGCGCGCTTACGGCGTGCGCTTGCCGTTCACCAACAAGGAACTTCTGCACACCGGTGAGCCGCAGCGTGGCGATGTGGTGGTGTTCAACTCGCCGCAGGATGGCACGCGCCTGATCAAGCGCGTGGCCGCCGTCGGTGGGGATCGGGTTCGCCTGCATGACGGGCAGCTGAGCATCAATGGGCAGCCGCTGCGGGGCGATGGCAAGGCTGAGGTGGAGGACTTCGGCAGCCGTACTGTTTCGCTGAACCTGGATCAGGGCGGCGGTCCGGATATTGATGGCATCACCATTCCCGCCGGGAAGCTGCTGATGCTGGGGGATCACCGGGGCAACAGTGCCGATGGGCGGTACTTCGGGCTGGTGAATGCCAGTGAGGTGTATGGGAAGGGGACGTGGGTGTATTACCGGCGCGGTGATGGGTTTACGTGGAAGTCGTTGTAAGGCGAACGGCAGCCGGGCAAGCCCGGCTCTACGGGATCCCGCGCGTTCCCGGTAGCGCCGGCCGTTGGCCGGCCCGCGCACGACCCGCATCAATCCATATCCATACACGAAACGTCTCAATCAAGACCAATGAGGTTATGGATCGACCCATAACCCGCGCCTATCCTGAGCGCTGACCCCACCTAACGGCCCACCCCCACGGGCCCCGACGCCATGAACGGTGATACCGCCGCGCTGCCGGCCGACCGCAGCGCTCCTGCTGCTTCCCCCGCCGCGGACCACATCCAGCAGGGCACGCCCGCCTTCCGCCGTACCGCCGTTGCCCTGTTCCTGGCGGGCTTCTCGACGTTCGGCCTGCTTTACACCGTGCAGCCGCTGCTGCCCGAGTTCACCCGCCACTTCGGGGTCTCCGCTGCCAACAGCGCACTGGCACTGTCGCTGAGCACCGGGTTGCTGGCGGTGTCGATGCTGATCGCCGGGCTGATCTCCGACCGGGTCGGCCGCCGCAACGTGATGATCACCGCATTGCTCGCCTCCACCGTGCTCTCGGCCGCGAGCGCGCTGGTCAACGACTGGACCACGCTGTTGATCCTGCGCGCCCTGCTCGGCATCGCCCTCAGTGGCGTTCCTGCCGTGGCGATGACCTATCTGGTCGAAGAAATGGACAGCCGCGCGCTCGGCCTGGCGATGGGCCTGTACATCGGCGGCAACGCAGTGGGCGGCATGAGCGGTCGCCTGATCGCCGGTGTGGTTGCCGACCACTGGGGCTGGCGCTGGGGCATCGGCGGGGTCTCGATCATCGCCGTCTTCAGCACCGCGCTGCTGTGGATGCAGCTGCCGCCGTCCCGCCATTTCCAGAGCCGCCGCAGCGGCCTGCGCGAACTGCCGGCGCGCTGGCGCACGCTGTTCGCCGACCCGGGCCTGCCGTGGCTGTTCGCCACCGCGTTCCTGCTGATGGGTGTGTTCGTCACCCTGTACAACTATCTCGGCTACCACCTGCTGGCTCCGCCGTACCAATTGAGCCAGACCGTGGTCGGGCTGATCTTCAGCGTGTACCTGGTCGGTACCTTCAGCTCGGCCTGGATGGGCCAGCAGGCCACCCGGCATGGTCGCGGCAAGGTGCTGGCGATCTGCTACGCGTTGATCGCCACCGGCATTGTGCTGCTGGCGCTGCCGTGGCTGGGTTGCATGGCCGCCGGCATCGCACTGGTCACCTTCGGCTTCTTCGGCGGCCATTCGGTGGCCAGCAGCTGGGTCGGCAGCCGCGCCGGCATCCTGCGCGCGGAAGCCTCGGCGTTGTATCTGTTCGCCTACTACCTCGGTTCCAGCGTGGCCGGCGCACTCGGCGGCGTGTTCTACACCCACTGGGACTGGTGGGGCGTGTGTGCGTTCACCGCCGTCATGACCCTGGGCGGGGCCAGCATCGCCTGGCAGCTGCGCCGTCGCACCCGCCCGCAGCCGGAGCTTGCCCTCAGCCGTTGATGCCCACCTGCAGCAGGCGGGTGAAGTGGGTGATCAGCGGGGAAGGGCTGCCACGCCGGCAGGCCACGTGCACTTCCGAACTGGCCGCGCGATCACTCAGCGGCACAAAGCGTGCGCCCTCCACATGGATATGGCTGCACGACGCCGGCAACACGGTCACGCCCAGCCCCGAAGCCGCCAGACTGATCAGCGTGGACGCCTCACCCGCTTCCTGGATGATGCGCGGAGTAAAGCCCGCACTACGGCACAGCGCGATGAAGTGATCGTGGATGCCGGCACCCACTTCGCGCAGAAAGCCCACGAACGGTTCATGCGCGAACTGGCGCAATGCAATCGGCGTTCCTTCCGGAACACCGCGCAGCAGCGGGTGCTGGTCATTCACCACCAGTGCCAGCGGATCGCTGAACAACTTGCGTGACATCAGTGTGGTTGGCAGCGCCCGCTTACGGATCAGCCCTACGTCCAGCTCATTAGCGACCAGCGCATCAATCTGCTGCAGGGTGTTCATCTCGCGCAGCTTCAACAGCACCTGCGGAAACTGCTGGCGATACGCAAAGATCGCGCGCGGAATCTGCGTGGACAGTGGCGTCGCACGGGTGAGCCCGATCCGCAATTCACCAGTCTCGCCTCGCTGCGCGCGCTGGGTGAGTTCAATCGCCTGGTCCACCCGCGCCAACGCCTCGGTGGCCTGTGCCTGCAGCACGCGTCCAGCCTCGGTGAGTTCCACCCGCCGGTTGCTGCGCACGAACAGGCGCGCGCCGAGCAGTGTTTCCAGCTGCCGGATCTGCTGGCTCAGCGGTGGCTGGGACATGCCCAGCCGTTCGGCGGCGCGGCCGAAGTGCAGGGTATCGGCCACGGCCAGAAAGTAGCGCAGGTGGCGCAGTTCAATCGACATGAGCGCCTTCAGCGTTCCGAGTGTCCGCTTTCATCATAGCTGCGCGGACTGAACAGGTCCGGCTGGATCAGCTCGATGAAGGCGCGTGCCTGCGGTGACAGGAAGCGGCCGCGGCGCACGATCACCCCGTAGCTGCGCTCGGGGAACCAGGTGCTCATCGAGCGCGTCACCAGCCGGTCGCGGTCGGCCTCGTTCAAACACAGCGCCGGCACGATCGAAATGCCCATGCCCATCGCCACGTACTGTTTGATCACTTCCCAGCCGCCCACCTCCAGCGCCACCGTGTACGGCATGCGCTGGCGCTGGAACACCTGGTCGACCAGCCGGTAGGTGATCTGGCGCTTGGGCGGCAGCACCAGCGGGTAGGCCGAGATCGCCTCCAGAGTCAGCTCGGGCAGTTTGGCCAGGGGGTGATCGGGCGGGGCAATCAGCACCTGCTCGAAGCGGTAAGCCGGGGCGTAGGTCAGGTCGGCCGGCACTTCGGTCATCGAGCCCACCGCCAGGTCGGCCGCATCACTGCGCAGCAGGTCGGTGCCGTCGGCGCTGATCGCGTTGTGCAGGGTCAGGCGCACGTCCGGATGGCGCTGGCGGAAGCGCTCCACGATGCGCGGCAGCAGGTACAGGATGGTCGAGCTGTTGGCGGCGATGTTGAGTTCGCCGGCATCGAGCCCCTTCACCTTGTCGCGGAAGCTGGCCTCCAGCCCGTCCAGGCTCTCGACCAGCGGCTGGGCCATCTCGAACAGCAACTGGCCCTCGCGGCTGGGCACCAGGCGGCGGCCACTGCGCTCGAACAACACCACCCCCAGCTCCCGTTCCAGCGCCTGCAACTGCTGGCTCACCGCCGGCTGGCTGACGAACAGCGCCTCAGCCGCCCGTGAGACTGAGCCCAGCCGCACCACCTGGCAGAACGCCCGCAGCGGTTTCAGTCGATCGGATTTGTAGGAAAAACGGGGACTTGCAGACCGCGATGTAGGCATGGCGTCACGACTATAAGTTGAACTTATCAAACGCATTGCAATAACTGTTTTGTCAAATACCACACTCCGGCGCACGGTGGAGTCCACCCCGCATCGCAGGAGTTGGACATGTCCGCTGTCGCCGCCTTCGCCACGCCCCAGCCCACCCCGGCCGATGCACCGGCCACGCCGGGCATTGCCCTGACCACCCAGCTGGCCGGTCAGTCGGCCCTGCTGCCGGCGGGGGTACTGGCGCTGCTGGTGTCGCTGCATCGTGCGGTGGAGCCGGAACGCCAGCGCCGCCTGCAGGCGCGCCGCGAGCGCCAGGCCCGCTTCGACGCCGGCGAGCTGCCGGACTTCCGTGCCGACACCGCCGCCCTCCGCGCCGACGACTGGAAGGTCGCGCCGATCCCGGACGCGCTGCAGGACCGCCGCGTGGAGATCACCGGGCCGACCGACCCGAAGATGGTGATCAACGCGCTGAACTCGGGGGCCAAGGTGTTCATGGCCGATTTCGAGGACTCCACCGCCCCGGCCTGGCGCAACGTGCTGGCCGGCCAGCAGGCGCTGATCGGCGCGGTGCGCGGCGACCTGACCTTCACCGGCCCCAGCGTGGACGGCAAGCCGGGCAAGCACTACGCGCTGCGCCCGCTGCAGGAGCAGGCGGTGCTGATCGTGCGCCCGCGTGGCTGGCACCTGGACGAGAAGCACGTGCGCATCGACGGCCAGCCGCTGGCCGGCGGCCTGTTCGACGCGGCGGTGTTCGCCTTCCACAACGCGCGCACCCTGATGTGCCGCCAGCGCGGTCCGTACTTCTACCTGCCCAAGCTGCAGTCGATGGAGGAGGCCGCACTGTGGGAGACCGCGCTGTCGCACATCGAGGGCATGCTCGGTCTGCCGCATGGGCAGATCAAGGTGACGGTGCTGATCGAAACGCTGCCGGCGGTGTTCGAGATGGACGAGATCCTGCATGCGCTGCGCGACCGCATCGTCGGTCTGAACTGCGGGCGTTGGGATTACATCTTCTCGTACATCAAGACCTTCCGCGCACACCCGGACAAGGTGTTGCCCGAGCGGGGCCAGGTGACCATGACCCAGCCGTTCCTGAAGGCATATTCGGAGCTGCTGATCCAGACCTGCCATCGCCGTGGCGCGCACGCGATGGGCGGCATGGCCGCGCAGATTCCGATCAACCACGACGCCGCCGCCAACGAACAGGCGATGGCGCGGGTGCGTGCGGACAAGCTGCGCGAAGTGACCGCCGGCCATGACGGCACCTGGGTGGCGCACCCGGCGCTGATTCCGGTGGCGCAGGCGATCTTCGACGAGCACATGCCCGGACCGAACCAGCACGCGGTCCTGCGCCGTGATGTGAAGGTGGATCGCGATGCGTTGATTGCCACACCCGCAGGCACGATCACCCGCGCCGGTTTCGAGGGCAACGTGGAGGTCTGCGTGCGCTACCTCGCCGCGTGGCTGGACGGTAACGGCTGTGTGCCGATCCATCACCTGATGGAAGACGCGGCCACCGCCGAGATCAGCCGCAGCCAGCTGTGGCAGTGGCTGCACGTGCCGGGCCAGCACCTGGACGACGGCACCGCGATCGATCTGGCGCTGCTGGACGCGACGTTGGCGGGCCTGCCGGCGCGGCTGGGTGATCGCAGTGCGCTGCCCGGTGGCGCGCGGATTGAAGAGGCGATTGCGCTGCTGGGTGAGCTGAGCCGCCGTGACGCGCTGACCGATTTTCTGACCTTGCCGGCGTACGACCGGTTGGATTGATTCGTTACCCCATCCCCATCGTTCATCTGGAGAACCGACATGAGCAAGCTGCCGACCGCCGAACAGATCCAGCACGAATGGAACACCGACCCGCGCTGGGCCGGCATCACCCGCAACTACACCGCCGCCGACGTGGTGCGCCTGCGGGGCACGGTGCACGTGGAGCACTCGCTCGCCCGTCTGGGCGCGGAAAAGCTGTGGAAGTACCTGCATGAAAAGGACTTCGTCAACGCGCTGGGCGCGCTGACCGGCAACCAGGCGATGCAGCAGGTGAAGGCCGGCCTCAATGCGATCTACCTGTCGGGCTGGCAGGTCGCGGCCGATGCCAACCTGGCCGGCCAGATGTATCCGGACCAGTCGCTGTACCCGGCCGATTCAGTGCCGGCGGTGGTCAAGCGCATCAACAACACGCTGCTGCGCGCCGACCAGCTGCACCACGCCGAAGGCAAGGACGAGATCGACTTCCTGCAGCCGATCGTGGCCGACGCCGAAGCGGGCTTTGGTGGCGTGCTCAATGCCTTCGAGCTGATGAAGGCGATGATTGAAGCCGGCGCAGCGGGCGTGCATTTCGAAGACCAGTTGGCCTCGGTGAAGAAGTGCGGCCACATGGGCGGCAAGGTGCTGGTGCCGACCCGCGAGGCCATTGAGAAATTGAACGCGGCGCGATTGGCGGCGGACGTGCTGGGCGTGCCGACGCTGCTGGTGGCCCGTACCGATGCCGAGGCGGCCGACCTCCTGACCAGCGACATCGACAGCAACGACCAGCCGTTCGCTACTGGTGAGCGCACGCCGGAAGGCTTCTATCGCACCCGCAACGGCCTGGACCAGGCGATCAGCCGCGGCCTGGCGTATGCCCCGTATGCCGACCTGATCTGGTGTGAAACCGGCAAGCCGGACCTGGAATTCGCGCGCAAGTTCGCCGAGGCGATCCATGCGAAGTTCCCGGGCAAGCTGCTGGCCTACAACTGCTCGCCCAGCTTCAATTGGAAGAAGAACCTGGACGACGCGACGATTGCGAAGTTCCAGAAGGAGATCGCCAGCTACGGCTACAAGTTCCAGTTCATCACCCTGGCCGGTTTCCACGCCCTGAACTACTCGATGTTCAACCTGGCCCACGGCTACGCCCGCCGCCAGATGAGCGCCTTCGTGGAACTGCAGGAAGCCGAATTCGCCGCCGCCGACCGCGGCTTCACCGCGGTGAAGCACCAGCGCGAGGTCGGCACCGGCTACTTCGACGCGGTCACCCAGGCCATCCAGCAGGGCCAGTCCTCCACCACCGCCCTGACCGGCTCCACCGAAGAAGAACAGTTCAGCGCCGGCCAGGCAGCCTGATCTTCACGCAATGCCTCAGGGGTGCCGGGCATGGCCCGGCACCTTCCGTCTTCACATGATCCGCTGGCCGCTCCGCTCCCAAACCCGCGTTCCACCAACCACGGGCCAACGGCCAACACCTGAAATTTTGGCCGTTTTTAATGGAACTGGGATGAGGCGCACACTTTTAAGGAGTGCTATCCTCATCTGCTCACCGGGGGACGCTGGGAAGCGGGTGCACGGGATGACCGGCAAGTTTGCTACGCAAGTGTGCGCGCAGGAACCAGGCATCGCGGAAACCGCGATGGCTGACATCGTGCACGCCGTGCTGAGCGCCGGTGAATTCGCCCTGTTCGCTGAATTCGGCCAGCAGCTGCAGCTGCGCAGTGGTGACTACCTGTTCCACAGTGGCCAGGCAGGCGGCACCATGTACGTCATCGTCAGTGGCAGCATCGAGCTCGACTTCGGCGAAGACCTCGTTGTGAAGACGCTGGGGCCCCAGGAATTCTTCGGCGAACTCGGCCTGCTCATCGGTGACCACCCGCGCAGCGCCGATGCCCGCGCCACCGTCGACAGCGTGGTGCTTGAACTCGGTCACGACCAGTTCCAGCGCCTCGTCGACCACGACCCCGGTCTGGTCGCCTATTTCCTGCGCCGGACCATCATGCGCGTGGTCAGCAACGAACAGGTGCTCATCCGCCAGCTGCGCCGCCGCAACCATGACCTCGAAGCCGCTCTGGACAACCTGTACGTCACCACCCACCAGCTCACCCATACCCGTGAACTGGTCCGTACCGACGAACTCACCGGCCTGCACAACCGTCGCGGGCTGGCCCTGTATCTGCAGGAATGCCGCAGTACCGACCATGGGGCTCCGCAGGGGCTGCTGCTGATCGACTGCGACCAGTTCAAGCAGGTCAACGACGAGCACGGCCACCAGGCCGGCGACCGGGTCCTGCAGAGCGTGGCCAACATCCTGCGCTCGGTGGCCACCGAGGACGACCGCGCCTGCCGCCTCGGTGGCGACGAGTTCTGCCTGCTGCTGCGCCACGCCGACCGCGACAGCCTGCACCACGCGGCTGAATTCGTGCTCAGTGCGGTGCAGGGCCTGCTCGGCCGCGCCACCGCGCACCCCAACATCTGCCCGGTCAGCATCGGGGCCTGCCTGCTCGAGCCCCACACCGACTGGAGCGAGTGGTACGCTCGCGCCGACAACGCGCTTTACCAGGCCAAGCGCCTGGGCGGTAACCGCCTGCACTGGTCGCGTGCCGCGACCGCCACGCCCTGACGGGGATCCCCTCATGAACGGCGACATCGGACCGTCGACCCAGGCCCCGCAGCTCCGCGCCCTGCTGTTCACAGACCTGTGCGACTCGCTGCTGCTGGTTGAACGCATTGGCGATGCCGCCGCCGCCGAGCTGTTCCAGCACCACGACCGGCTGGTGCTGGCGCTTCAGCAGCAGTGGAACGGCCAGCAGATCGACCGCTCCGATGGCCTGTTCCTGCTGTTCGAGCGCGCCATTGATGGCCTGGGCTTCGCCTTGGATTACCAGCGCGAAGTGCAGAAGCTGGGCCAGCAGCGCCAGCTGCCGCTTCGCGCCCGCGCCGGCCTGCACGTTGGCGAGGTGCTGATCTGGGACAACAGCCCCGAAGCCATCAACGCCGGTGCCAAGGCGGTCGAGGTGGAAGGCCTGGCCAAGCCGATGGCCGCGCGCCTGATGGCACTGGCCCGACCCGGGCAGATCCTGCTTTCCTCCGTGGCCGAATCACTGACCCGTCGCGCCAGCAGCGAGCTCGGCGAGCGCGGCGAAAAACTGCAGTGGCGTTCGCACGGACCGTGGCTGTTCAAGGGTGCCAGTACCGTACAGGAAGTGTTTGAGGTCGGTGAATCGGGCTTCGCTCCGCTGCGCATGCCGCGCGCCACGGCCAAGGCTCGCCGCAAGCTGCCGCTGTGGCGGCGTCCAGCCGCGTTGGCCGCTGAAGTTGCGTTGATTGCGGTGCTGGGCATCGGCGGTTGGATCCTGCTGCGTCCCGAACCCGCCATCGCCTTTGCCGAACGCGACTGGGTGGTGGTGGCCGATGTGGACAACCGCAGCGGCGAGCCGCTGTTCGACATCAGCCTGCAGCGCGCGTTGCTGATGAGCCTGGAGCAGTCGCGCTACGTCAACGTGTTGTCCGATGGCAAGGTTCGCGAATCGCGCGAACTGATGCAGGTGCCGGCCGACAGGCAGTTGAACCGGCAGCTGGCCAGCGACGTCGCCTCCCGTGAAGGCGCGCGCATGGTGCTGGCCCCCAGCATCGGCCTGGCCGGTGGGCGTTATGTGGTGTCGGTGGACCTGCTGGATCCCACCAGTCGCGCCGTGGTCCGCAGCTATCGCGCCGAGGCCCGCGACCCGGAACAAGTGGTCGATGCCGTGGACGATGTGATCGGACGCCTGCGCGAAGGCCTGGGCGAGACCGTGGCCTCGGTGCAGCAGTCGGTGCCGCTGCCGCAGGCGTCCACCCGCAACCTGCAGGCGCTGAAGTCGTTCGCGCTGGCCGAAGCGGCGCTTGGACGCCGCCGTTTCAGCGAGTCGGCCAAGCTGTATGAGGCTGCGCTCGACGCTGATCCGGATTTCGCCATGGCCCATATCGGCCTGGCCAAGCTGCTGGTGCGGGTCGACAAGCGCGCCGAGGCACTGCCCTATCTCAACCGCGCGCTGGCCCTGGGTGAGCGCCTGCCACACCGCGAGCGCCTGTACCTGAAAGCGTGGAGCAGCGAGCTGCGGCCCGAGAACTGGGCGCTGGAAGACTGGCGGGTGCTGGCTGACGTCTACCCGGATTTCTTCGCTGGCCTGTCCAACACGTCCTGGTACCTGCTGGTCGACAATCGCTTTGCCGAGGCCGAACGCTACGGCCACGCCGCGTCGGTGCCACAGGACGTGCTGCGCGCCTATCCCATCGGCTACGTCGGCTGGATCCAGCTGGGCACCAACCGCTACGACGAAGCGCTGCGCAGCTTCCAGGTGGCCGAACAGCTGACCGGCCGTAACGGCAGCGACATGCGCTCGGACGTGCTGGTTGCACAACGCCGCTATAAGGAAGCGCAAGCGCTGCTGGCGCAGCTGCCCAAGCCGCGCGACGAACTGCAGACCATCATGCACCAGCGTGCGCGGGTGCTGCTGGCGGCCGACCAGGACGACTGCACCGGCATGAACGAGGCCATGGCCAGCGAACCGGCACCGACCGAATCCGCCGACTTCGCCATCCATGTCAGGCTCATGCAGGCGGTGGTGGACACCGCCTGCGAGAAGCCCGACCCGGCGCGGCTGGCCGAGATCGCGGCACAGCTGAAACCGCTGATGGCGCTCACCCACGAGCCGAATCTGTCCGACCGGGTGTCGCGCCTGCTGATGCTGGTCTACCTGGCACAGCGCCAGGGCAATACGGCCCTGGCCGACGCACTGCTGCGCGACCATGATGCGCTGGCAGCACAGCTGAAGAATCCGGTGGTGAGCAAGTGGCGCACCATCGTGCTGGCCATGCAGCAGATCGGCAGGAACCAGCCGGCACGCGCCGAGGCGCTGCTGCTGCCGCTGATGGATGGCACCGAACCGTTGCAGGCGCGCGTGGTGCTGCGTGAGGCGCAGCGTCGGCTCGGCAACGCAGAAGAGTTCCAGAAGCAGAACGAATGGCTGTTCGCACATCGCGGCCGCGCCTTCGCCGAAGTGGCGGTGATGCAGCTGATGCAGCCCCTGAGCGTGCACGACACGCTGGGCGATGCCTCCCTGCGTCCGCGCTGAGGCGAACGCAGGGAAAGCAGGTCAGCGTAATGCGCTGGCAACCTTGCCGGCTTCAAAGCAGAAGATCACCTGCATGGTCGACTGCGAGGTGCTCAGGTATTTTTCCAGCTGGGTCTGCACGGCACGCAGCTCGTCCACGCTGGCCAACTGGGTGACGTCGCAGCAGTCCGGCACCGCGTCGGTGCCGTAGCCGATCTCGGTCAGCGCCTTGGCCGCGTCGGCCTGGAACAGCGCGCGGAAATCCGCATCATCGATAAGACGGCTGACCAGCTGCGCGGCCGCCTCAGGGGAAATCTTGCTCTTGCCGTTGTTCTCGTCGCTCATGACAGTCGATCCAAGGTGGAAGTACGGTTATCGGCGCGACGCGCCAGGAATGTAGGGACACGCCATGCGTGTCCGCGTGGCAGTTCAGCGCCACGTGCCCCCAACGTAATCCGTATCCATGACCGGACAACGCGCTGCAGGCGGACAACCCGCCCCCTAGAATGGCCGTACCTTCCCCCATCCGCCTCCCACCCATGCGCCTGCGCCGCTGCACCATCGTCATGTTCGAACCGCGCGAGGAGGTCCAGTTCGACCTGCAGTCACTGCTGCAGGGGCGCACCGAACTGGCCACCCGCACCACCTGGCTGGCGCTGGCCGGGCACCTGGACCAGCCGGTACCGGTCAGCACGGCCCAGCGCGAACTGCTGGGAAGCCTCAGCGCCCACCAGTGGGTGGACGCCACGGACCTGCAGGCAGACCCCGCCGCCTGGCAGCCTTTGCTGGCTGCGGGCCTGCTGATCGGCGAAGCACACGCTTCCGCATACCGGCAGCACGATGAAGCCGTGCGCGATGCCCACTGGTGGCCGCTGTCGGCACTTGCGCACCGGCATGGGCGCTGGCACGGCGTCGATGGAGCCGCCAACACCCGTAACAGCGACCTGGTCACGGCCAGCGGCCTGCGCCGTCAGCTCGGCGCTCCGCCGCCGTCCGTTGAAGCGCGCGCCGGCGCATACGAGCCGTTGCCGTCGGTGCCGTGCGATGCCTACGATCAGTTGCTGGAACGCCGTACCACCTGCCGCAACTTCGATGCCGGCCGCAGCATCAGCCGCGAGCTGCTGGCCCAGCTGCTGCAGCGTACGGTCAAAGCGCAGGCCGTCTCGCAGGTCGAGGAAGACACCGCATTCCTGAAGAAGCACGTGCCGTCCGGCGGCGGTCTGCACGCCACCGAAACCTATCTGCTGGTGCAGCGGGTGGACGGACTGGCCCCGGGTCTCTACCACTATCATCCGGTGCAGCACGCGGTGGTGCCGATACCACGGCATGACGACCCGCCACTGCCGCAGCTGGCGCAGACCCTGCTGTCCGGCCAGGACTGGTTCTCAGACGCGGCGGTCCACCTGGTGCTGGTGCCGCGTTACGCGCGCACCTTCTGGAAGTACCGCAACCACGCCAAGGCCTACCGCGCGCTGCTGCTCGACGTCGGCCACATCTCGCAGGCGCTGTACATGGCGGCGACCGAACGCGGCATGGCCGCGTTCGTCACTGCCGCCATCAACGAAGTGGACATCGAGCAGGCCTTCGGCCTGGACGGCATCACTCAAAGCCCGCTGGCCATCGTCGGCGTCGGTTGGCGCAGCGACACGCTTACCACCACCGAATTCGACCCCAACCATACCGTCTGGCCCGCGTGATACCCGGCACCTGGGGCTGCTCCGCGTAGCGACGCGCCACGCGCGTCGACGGGGTCTACGCCACCTCGAAATCC is part of the Stenotrophomonas oahuensis genome and encodes:
- a CDS encoding 3-dehydroquinate dehydratase, translating into MSIFIIRGPEAAGQLIRTAQPLPGPVLKALVHRAIDAGTTVAIRACGSEQELLDALRVADHSRGEVTLLDPGACVGSVRLQRLLPHLHNAYVEVHDDDCRTPEACLPEGVGSRIGVAHGYCAQSYMHALEIALDHLGCSEVGCRVGT
- a CDS encoding LysR family transcriptional regulator; amino-acid sequence: MPTSRSASPRFSYKSDRLKPLRAFCQVVRLGSVSRAAEALFVSQPAVSQQLQALERELGVVLFERSGRRLVPSREGQLLFEMAQPLVESLDGLEASFRDKVKGLDAGELNIAANSSTILYLLPRIVERFRQRHPDVRLTLHNAISADGTDLLRSDAADLAVGSMTEVPADLTYAPAYRFEQVLIAPPDHPLAKLPELTLEAISAYPLVLPPKRQITYRLVDQVFQRQRMPYTVALEVGGWEVIKQYVAMGMGISIVPALCLNEADRDRLVTRSMSTWFPERSYGVIVRRGRFLSPQARAFIELIQPDLFSPRSYDESGHSER
- the lepB gene encoding signal peptidase I, coding for MTAATAETEPKGLVHWLKKEAMPMAVMLGLLLAARDTLANHYQVPSGSMEPTLMPGDRVVVDMRAYGVRLPFTNKELLHTGEPQRGDVVVFNSPQDGTRLIKRVAAVGGDRVRLHDGQLSINGQPLRGDGKAEVEDFGSRTVSLNLDQGGGPDIDGITIPAGKLLMLGDHRGNSADGRYFGLVNASEVYGKGTWVYYRRGDGFTWKSL
- a CDS encoding MFS transporter; the protein is MNGDTAALPADRSAPAASPAADHIQQGTPAFRRTAVALFLAGFSTFGLLYTVQPLLPEFTRHFGVSAANSALALSLSTGLLAVSMLIAGLISDRVGRRNVMITALLASTVLSAASALVNDWTTLLILRALLGIALSGVPAVAMTYLVEEMDSRALGLAMGLYIGGNAVGGMSGRLIAGVVADHWGWRWGIGGVSIIAVFSTALLWMQLPPSRHFQSRRSGLRELPARWRTLFADPGLPWLFATAFLLMGVFVTLYNYLGYHLLAPPYQLSQTVVGLIFSVYLVGTFSSAWMGQQATRHGRGKVLAICYALIATGIVLLALPWLGCMAAGIALVTFGFFGGHSVASSWVGSRAGILRAEASALYLFAYYLGSSVAGALGGVFYTHWDWWGVCAFTAVMTLGGASIAWQLRRRTRPQPELALSR
- the aceB gene encoding malate synthase A, with translation MSAVAAFATPQPTPADAPATPGIALTTQLAGQSALLPAGVLALLVSLHRAVEPERQRRLQARRERQARFDAGELPDFRADTAALRADDWKVAPIPDALQDRRVEITGPTDPKMVINALNSGAKVFMADFEDSTAPAWRNVLAGQQALIGAVRGDLTFTGPSVDGKPGKHYALRPLQEQAVLIVRPRGWHLDEKHVRIDGQPLAGGLFDAAVFAFHNARTLMCRQRGPYFYLPKLQSMEEAALWETALSHIEGMLGLPHGQIKVTVLIETLPAVFEMDEILHALRDRIVGLNCGRWDYIFSYIKTFRAHPDKVLPERGQVTMTQPFLKAYSELLIQTCHRRGAHAMGGMAAQIPINHDAAANEQAMARVRADKLREVTAGHDGTWVAHPALIPVAQAIFDEHMPGPNQHAVLRRDVKVDRDALIATPAGTITRAGFEGNVEVCVRYLAAWLDGNGCVPIHHLMEDAATAEISRSQLWQWLHVPGQHLDDGTAIDLALLDATLAGLPARLGDRSALPGGARIEEAIALLGELSRRDALTDFLTLPAYDRLD
- a CDS encoding LysR substrate-binding domain-containing protein, with the translated sequence MSIELRHLRYFLAVADTLHFGRAAERLGMSQPPLSQQIRQLETLLGARLFVRSNRRVELTEAGRVLQAQATEALARVDQAIELTQRAQRGETGELRIGLTRATPLSTQIPRAIFAYRQQFPQVLLKLREMNTLQQIDALVANELDVGLIRKRALPTTLMSRKLFSDPLALVVNDQHPLLRGVPEGTPIALRQFAHEPFVGFLREVGAGIHDHFIALCRSAGFTPRIIQEAGEASTLISLAASGLGVTVLPASCSHIHVEGARFVPLSDRAASSEVHVACRRGSPSPLITHFTRLLQVGING